Proteins found in one Bremerella volcania genomic segment:
- a CDS encoding sigma-54-dependent transcriptional regulator — MTTQNYLGTKRERRVLVIDDDPSVATVVSTALSQEDIRVQHAETGTTGLQQLVQFRPDVLILDHLLPDGEGLQILGRVNRIDARLPVLFVTARNSSDLAIEAMKQGAFDFLAKPLQLEKVAEKTQQALESRRLMLMPVQLPSQVDPMIDGADHLIGQCPEMQEVYKAIGRAAAHDVPVLIEGEIGTGKELVARAIYQHGRRKDRPFVKVVCSDFNAEWLESELFGHEPNSLAGAVERRIGKLEQCHGGTVLLEEVSAIPQPLQSKLVRYIQDKTFERVGGHEPVQVNTTLIFTSSRNAERLTAEGVIRHDLFYLLSAFMIRIPPLRERGADLPKLVDHFVGQFCRVERIAQSGAVRTSPEALRLLTDYPWPGNVAELRSVLRRALIESRGTVIAGDYLRNALRDMPRSDDSLETKVLSSHVCDWEDFIMEKMEAGSNDLYADSVMEMERHVLTIILRKTSGNQAKAARMLGITRTSLRKKIHYLGLAIEEFVSTV, encoded by the coding sequence TTGACAACGCAAAATTATCTCGGGACGAAACGTGAACGCCGCGTCTTGGTGATTGATGACGATCCCAGCGTCGCCACCGTGGTGAGTACGGCATTAAGCCAAGAGGACATTCGGGTCCAGCATGCGGAAACGGGAACCACCGGACTTCAGCAACTCGTGCAGTTTCGCCCCGACGTGCTTATTCTCGATCATCTTCTGCCCGATGGGGAAGGTCTGCAGATCCTTGGGCGGGTCAACCGAATCGATGCGCGATTGCCGGTTCTGTTCGTCACCGCGCGAAATTCGAGTGACTTGGCCATCGAGGCGATGAAGCAGGGGGCGTTTGACTTTCTTGCCAAGCCGCTTCAACTCGAAAAGGTGGCCGAAAAAACCCAGCAGGCGCTCGAAAGCCGCCGCTTGATGTTGATGCCGGTCCAACTGCCATCGCAGGTCGATCCGATGATCGATGGCGCGGACCACCTGATCGGCCAGTGCCCCGAGATGCAGGAAGTCTACAAAGCGATCGGTCGTGCCGCGGCGCACGATGTTCCGGTGCTGATCGAAGGAGAGATCGGCACAGGGAAAGAGCTGGTCGCGCGAGCGATCTATCAGCACGGACGTCGTAAAGACCGACCCTTCGTCAAGGTCGTGTGCAGCGACTTCAACGCCGAATGGTTGGAAAGTGAGTTGTTCGGCCACGAGCCGAATTCTTTGGCGGGAGCCGTCGAACGCCGCATTGGCAAGCTCGAGCAGTGCCATGGCGGGACCGTCTTGCTAGAAGAGGTTTCCGCGATTCCGCAGCCGCTGCAAAGCAAGTTGGTTCGCTATATTCAGGACAAAACCTTCGAGCGAGTCGGTGGTCACGAACCGGTTCAGGTCAATACCACGCTTATTTTCACTTCCAGCAGAAACGCCGAACGGCTGACTGCGGAAGGGGTGATTCGGCACGATTTATTTTATCTGCTGAGCGCCTTCATGATTCGCATTCCTCCCCTGCGCGAACGTGGTGCCGACCTGCCCAAGTTGGTGGATCACTTCGTCGGGCAATTTTGCCGCGTGGAACGTATCGCCCAGTCAGGAGCCGTCCGCACCTCGCCCGAGGCCTTGCGGCTGTTGACCGACTACCCTTGGCCAGGCAATGTTGCCGAGCTTCGTAGTGTCCTCCGTCGGGCACTCATTGAGTCTCGTGGCACCGTCATTGCCGGCGATTACCTGCGAAATGCCTTGCGGGACATGCCGCGAAGTGACGACAGCTTGGAAACCAAGGTGCTTTCCTCCCATGTTTGCGACTGGGAGGACTTCATTATGGAGAAAATGGAGGCCGGCTCGAATGATCTTTACGCCGACTCGGTGATGGAAATGGAACGTCACGTTCTAACCATTATTCTGCGGAAAACGTCTGGTAATCAGGCCAAGGCGGCCCGTATGCTAGGGATTACGCGTACCAGTCTCCGTAAGAAGATCCACTATCTTGGGCTGGCGATCGAAGAGTTCGTGAGCACGGTTTAA
- a CDS encoding alginate export family protein: MTHSMTSWLTALAVCYGGATPFLLHAQDLVPPQSALLENAPVTRVSDETIASPSDMIPAVPIATSTSNVEYAESSTMDMSGVPGCDPKKVAELNKKAASAYKPLYFDNDFTYLCDPCYDGCLLGEDLKRICVGDCGALDIGGEYRARYHHEQNMKPFLNGVDDDFLLHRLRLFANYEVNENIRVYAEMLHAVSEFETAPPRPIDENYWEMNNFFIDGKLMETCDGAWYGRVGRQELLYGSQRLVSPLDWANIRRRFDGFKVYYRSDALDIDGFLTRPLKKDLRDWDSENQDQSFYGLWTTYKKSELGTIDLYWLGYENNAAPFRYQTFGSRVNGEKHSILYDMEGAYQFGEFMGNDHNAGFFTLGFGHQFKEMAWKPKVMVYYDWASGDAIQSNGFNQLFPLGHAYLGWMDLFARNNIEDLNVQLTAKPCDAWTLIAWYHVFNRQDSDDVPYTVTNNPYPNTTPAGSRYLGQEIDFLAKCQLTPRSDIIFGYSHFFTGTYFQDQNAINPAVFDGDADFFWTQYSLQF; encoded by the coding sequence ATGACCCATTCCATGACTTCATGGCTGACTGCTTTGGCAGTTTGCTATGGTGGGGCTACGCCATTTCTACTTCATGCGCAAGACTTGGTACCGCCTCAATCGGCACTTCTTGAGAACGCCCCGGTAACGCGTGTCTCGGACGAGACCATTGCCTCGCCGTCGGACATGATTCCGGCCGTGCCCATTGCCACGAGCACTTCCAACGTCGAATACGCTGAATCGTCGACGATGGACATGTCGGGCGTCCCTGGCTGTGATCCCAAAAAGGTCGCCGAGTTGAATAAGAAAGCAGCCAGCGCTTACAAGCCACTCTACTTCGACAACGACTTCACCTATCTGTGTGATCCGTGCTATGACGGTTGCCTGTTGGGCGAAGACCTCAAGCGAATCTGTGTTGGTGATTGCGGTGCTCTGGATATCGGTGGTGAATATCGTGCTCGATATCATCACGAACAGAACATGAAGCCCTTCCTGAACGGCGTCGACGATGACTTTCTGCTGCATCGCTTGCGTCTGTTTGCGAATTACGAAGTGAACGAAAACATTCGCGTTTATGCAGAAATGCTGCATGCCGTGAGTGAGTTCGAGACCGCTCCGCCTCGCCCGATCGATGAAAACTACTGGGAAATGAACAACTTCTTCATCGACGGGAAGTTGATGGAAACCTGCGATGGTGCCTGGTATGGCCGCGTTGGTCGTCAAGAACTGCTATATGGCAGCCAACGTCTCGTTTCGCCCCTGGACTGGGCGAACATTCGTCGACGATTCGACGGTTTCAAGGTCTACTACCGCAGCGATGCCTTGGACATCGACGGTTTCCTGACCCGTCCGCTGAAGAAGGACCTCCGCGACTGGGACTCGGAAAACCAGGACCAATCGTTCTACGGACTTTGGACTACCTACAAGAAAAGCGAACTTGGCACGATTGACCTGTACTGGTTGGGTTACGAGAACAATGCCGCACCGTTTCGTTACCAAACGTTCGGTAGCCGCGTGAACGGTGAGAAGCACTCGATTCTTTACGACATGGAAGGTGCCTATCAGTTTGGCGAGTTCATGGGTAACGATCACAACGCAGGGTTCTTTACCCTCGGGTTTGGTCACCAGTTCAAAGAGATGGCCTGGAAGCCAAAGGTCATGGTCTATTACGACTGGGCATCTGGCGACGCGATCCAAAGCAACGGCTTCAACCAATTGTTCCCACTGGGGCACGCCTACCTGGGCTGGATGGACTTGTTTGCTCGGAACAACATTGAAGACTTGAACGTCCAACTGACGGCCAAGCCTTGCGATGCGTGGACGCTGATTGCCTGGTATCATGTCTTCAATCGACAAGACTCGGATGACGTTCCGTACACCGTGACGAACAATCCTTATCCGAACACCACGCCGGCTGGTTCGCGTTACCTGGGTCAGGAAATCGACTTCCTTGCCAAGTGCCAACTAACGCCACGGTCGGACATCATCTTTGGTTACTCGCACTTCTTCACCGGAACTTACTTCCAGGATCAGAACGCGATTAATCCCGCCGTGTTCGACGGAGACGCCGACTTTTTCTGGACGCAGTACAGCCTGCAGTTTTAA